From the genome of Campylobacter concisus, one region includes:
- the hypB gene encoding hydrogenase nickel incorporation protein HypB: protein MCKDCGCSMGNHAHVHTHADGTTHSHSHTHDGHTDHAHDAHEHSHEAHAHPVLNESKTIDVIEKILSENDKEAAHNRAHLDEKKILCVNLMSSPGAGKTTLLEATIKSSKFKVGVVEGDLETNQDADRIVKAGAKAHQISTGQTCHLDAFMVHEGLHHLPLNDLDLVFIENVGNLVCPASYDVGSHFNAVLLSVPEGDDKVSKYPVMFRAADVLLITKASLAPHFDFDIERVKNDARKLNPKVDIFVIDSKTGEGIDKWISYLEFKKELR, encoded by the coding sequence ATGTGTAAAGATTGCGGTTGTTCAATGGGTAATCACGCCCACGTTCACACTCATGCTGATGGTACTACTCACTCGCACTCGCACACTCATGATGGGCATACAGATCACGCTCATGACGCGCACGAACATAGCCACGAGGCTCACGCACACCCTGTGCTAAACGAGAGCAAAACCATAGATGTGATAGAGAAAATTCTCTCTGAAAATGACAAAGAGGCCGCTCACAACAGAGCCCATCTTGATGAGAAAAAGATACTTTGCGTAAATTTAATGAGTAGCCCAGGTGCTGGTAAGACGACGCTTTTAGAGGCTACGATAAAGTCTAGTAAGTTTAAAGTAGGTGTTGTTGAGGGCGATTTGGAGACAAATCAAGATGCTGATCGCATAGTAAAAGCTGGCGCAAAGGCTCATCAGATAAGCACAGGTCAGACCTGTCACTTGGACGCATTTATGGTGCATGAAGGGCTTCATCATTTGCCGCTAAACGATCTCGATCTAGTCTTTATAGAAAATGTTGGAAATTTAGTCTGTCCTGCAAGCTACGATGTTGGCTCACATTTTAACGCTGTGCTTCTTTCAGTGCCAGAGGGCGATGACAAGGTGAGCAAATATCCAGTGATGTTTAGGGCTGCTGATGTGCTTCTCATCACAAAAGCTTCGCTTGCACCGCATTTTGACTTTGATATCGAGCGCGTGAAAAACGACGCTAGAAAACTAAATCCAAAGGTTGATATCTTTGTGATAGATAGCAAAACAGGCGAAGGTATCGATAAATGGATAAGTTATTTGGAATTTAAAAAAGAGCTAAGATAA
- the hypE gene encoding hydrogenase expression/formation protein HypE, translating into MKKIMLSHGGGGEEMNSLINETIFKIFDNEILRQSNDSAILNLNGKIAFSSDSFVVTPIFFNGGDIGKIAACGTINDLAMVGASAKYLSCSLIIEEGLSIEELERVLGSLAKTCKESGVSVVCGDTKVVPKGKCDKIFINTAGIGEIVCEGVELKNLKAGAKILISGDVGRHGGVVLAAREEFELGLDLKSDCKSLKEVALKLLSSGIKPQTMRDATRGGLSAVLNEWTKFNKFDILVFEENIKVADEVMGICELFGFEPYELANEGTFVMAVDESQAEDALKILREFDQNAMIIGEVMEAKNERVIIENAYKSRRFLEPPKGELLPRIC; encoded by the coding sequence ATGAAAAAGATAATGCTAAGTCACGGCGGCGGCGGCGAGGAGATGAACTCGCTTATAAACGAGACGATATTTAAAATTTTTGATAACGAAATTTTAAGACAGAGTAACGACTCAGCGATATTAAATTTAAACGGCAAGATCGCTTTTAGCTCCGATAGCTTTGTGGTAACTCCCATTTTTTTTAACGGTGGCGACATCGGTAAGATCGCGGCTTGCGGCACGATAAACGACCTAGCGATGGTTGGTGCAAGCGCTAAATACCTAAGCTGCTCTCTCATCATCGAAGAAGGGCTTAGTATAGAAGAGCTTGAGCGCGTGCTTGGCTCGCTTGCTAAAACTTGCAAAGAGAGCGGTGTAAGCGTGGTTTGCGGCGATACGAAGGTCGTGCCAAAGGGCAAATGCGATAAAATTTTTATAAACACAGCAGGCATCGGCGAGATAGTTTGCGAGGGTGTGGAGCTTAAAAATTTAAAGGCAGGGGCTAAAATTTTAATCTCTGGAGATGTTGGCAGACACGGCGGCGTGGTGCTAGCAGCAAGAGAAGAATTTGAACTTGGGCTTGATCTAAAAAGTGACTGCAAGAGCTTAAAAGAGGTTGCTTTAAAGCTACTTAGCTCTGGCATAAAACCGCAAACCATGCGTGATGCGACCAGGGGCGGACTAAGCGCAGTGCTAAACGAGTGGACTAAATTTAACAAATTTGACATCTTAGTCTTTGAAGAAAATATCAAGGTCGCAGACGAAGTGATGGGCATTTGTGAGCTATTTGGATTTGAGCCTTATGAACTTGCAAATGAGGGCACTTTTGTGATGGCAGTTGATGAGAGCCAGGCTGAGGACGCGCTTAAAATTTTAAGAGAATTTGATCAAAACGCGATGATAATAGGCGAAGTAATGGAAGCAAAAAACGAGCGTGTCATCATCGAAAACGCCTATAAATCAAGAAGATTCCTCGAGCCACCAAAGGGCGAGTTACTACCAAGGATCTGCTAA
- a CDS encoding AsmA-like C-terminal domain-containing protein produces the protein MEQLYIKLDKKIIARAKQIRLPNFKKESKQKSSDERLLNLSKSVDFIDTIFQEISLENVQIGDDFKLKILFLDDIFFVDSPYLNVDIKFQNEQQDGIDLFSVRNLSFKDFNVSISGEGSADFDKNDYKFEGNFTSHELRGKLNFALKDTFLTYKAYDVEAGSIKNFIDELDRRIELNSEVKNWIYGYIVADDYELKEINGKADLAKNNFYLNDLNATANTKNLLVKFEKDLPAVNVGEANITLKNSKLKFDLISPIYKGKKLDGSSVVINNIFDEKSANLELFIKTKSIYDEAINEILKAYKIVVPVKQLSGKMDASLKILIKLDEKSLENFDEKSVIANGEFKLSDAVLEIAGSKFNTKNTLVKLINTMNLNIDATGFGLEFFKANAKADINLQKSTGEIKGVIESFDLKEKNDEILTFKNEPFSAFLDFSKAGETLLKIEPFGLDMSFGSESKIATKNSKFFIESSPALKQNGVRGFDELSIKSKDFTDLEIFAKEVNFDLPFLDKNGSKYENDDLKILVSKAGVKVDSSSKKLSLDIKEKAINVKTKDLNLLVLDDNKTSEQSTPLELLAKNGDIILRDLNKTLPFASFSAEKKGKSTSLNGLAKQGRVGYFNDEKSINLDATDISGEFINDLFGIKSFEGGKFRLKMLGENSKNFKAEVRFFDTFLKDYIFYQRLLSFLNSVPSLLSFKTPDFNDKGFTVKNGKILLTRNGDMIEFLAIEMIGTSADIGGRGTIDLKSKKINIDLELKLLKDASSIIDKIPLVNQIILGKDRSLSTVIAIRGTTDKPEYSTQILQDALLSPLKIIRNVIQAPFLIFE, from the coding sequence TTGGAGCAATTATATATAAAATTAGATAAAAAAATAATTGCAAGAGCAAAGCAGATAAGGCTTCCAAATTTTAAGAAAGAGAGCAAGCAAAAAAGCAGCGACGAGCGCCTTTTAAACCTTAGTAAAAGCGTAGATTTTATAGATACGATTTTTCAAGAAATTTCACTTGAAAATGTGCAAATAGGAGATGATTTTAAACTAAAAATTCTATTTTTAGATGATATATTTTTTGTTGATAGCCCTTATTTAAACGTGGATATAAAATTCCAAAACGAACAGCAAGACGGAATAGATCTTTTTAGCGTTAGAAATTTAAGCTTTAAGGATTTTAACGTAAGCATTAGTGGCGAAGGAAGTGCAGATTTTGATAAAAATGACTATAAATTTGAAGGAAATTTCACCTCTCATGAGCTGCGCGGTAAGCTAAATTTTGCTCTAAAAGATACATTTTTAACTTACAAAGCTTACGATGTCGAGGCTGGAAGTATTAAAAACTTCATTGATGAGCTTGATAGACGCATAGAGCTAAATAGTGAAGTTAAAAACTGGATATATGGATACATCGTTGCTGATGATTACGAGCTAAAAGAGATAAATGGCAAGGCTGATCTAGCTAAAAATAACTTTTATCTAAATGATCTAAATGCCACCGCAAATACTAAAAATTTGCTCGTTAAATTTGAAAAAGACTTGCCAGCCGTAAATGTAGGTGAGGCAAATATCACGCTTAAAAACTCAAAGCTTAAATTTGATCTTATTTCGCCTATTTACAAGGGTAAAAAGCTTGATGGCTCAAGCGTTGTGATAAATAATATCTTTGATGAAAAAAGCGCAAATTTAGAGCTTTTTATAAAGACAAAATCAATTTATGATGAAGCTATAAATGAGATATTAAAAGCCTATAAGATCGTCGTGCCAGTAAAACAGCTTAGCGGAAAAATGGATGCTAGCTTAAAAATTTTGATAAAACTAGACGAGAAAAGCTTAGAAAATTTTGATGAAAAAAGCGTCATTGCAAATGGAGAATTTAAGCTAAGTGATGCGGTTTTAGAAATAGCTGGAAGTAAATTTAATACCAAAAATACTCTCGTAAAGCTCATAAATACGATGAATTTAAACATCGATGCTACTGGCTTTGGGCTTGAGTTTTTTAAAGCAAATGCCAAGGCTGATATAAATTTACAAAAAAGTACTGGCGAGATAAAAGGCGTGATAGAAAGCTTTGATCTAAAAGAGAAAAATGATGAAATTTTAACTTTTAAAAATGAGCCGTTTAGCGCATTTTTAGACTTTAGCAAGGCTGGTGAAACTTTGCTTAAGATAGAGCCATTTGGGCTTGATATGAGCTTTGGCAGTGAAAGCAAAATAGCAACAAAAAATAGTAAATTTTTCATAGAGAGCTCGCCTGCTTTAAAGCAAAACGGCGTGCGTGGTTTTGATGAACTTAGTATAAAAAGTAAGGATTTTACTGATCTTGAGATTTTTGCCAAAGAGGTAAACTTTGACTTGCCGTTTTTAGATAAAAATGGCTCAAAATATGAAAACGATGATCTAAAAATTTTAGTCTCAAAAGCTGGCGTAAAGGTAGATAGCTCAAGCAAAAAGCTAAGCCTAGATATAAAAGAAAAAGCCATAAACGTAAAAACCAAAGATCTAAATTTGCTAGTGCTTGACGATAACAAAACCAGCGAGCAAAGCACACCGCTTGAGCTTTTAGCAAAAAATGGCGATATCATTTTAAGGGATCTAAACAAGACCTTGCCATTTGCTAGCTTTAGCGCCGAGAAAAAGGGCAAAAGCACCTCGCTAAATGGGCTAGCAAAACAAGGAAGAGTTGGCTATTTTAACGATGAAAAGAGTATAAATTTAGACGCAACCGACATAAGCGGAGAATTTATAAACGACCTTTTTGGCATCAAGAGCTTTGAGGGTGGTAAATTTCGCCTAAAAATGCTTGGAGAAAACTCTAAGAATTTCAAGGCAGAGGTGAGATTTTTTGATACTTTTTTAAAGGATTATATCTTTTATCAAAGGCTACTTAGCTTTTTAAACTCAGTTCCATCTCTTCTTAGCTTTAAAACGCCTGACTTTAACGACAAGGGCTTTACTGTTAAAAATGGTAAAATTTTACTCACTAGAAATGGCGATATGATCGAGTTTTTGGCGATTGAAATGATAGGCACAAGCGCTGATATCGGCGGACGTGGTACGATCGATCTAAAGAGTAAAAAGATAAACATCGACCTTGAGCTAAAGTTACTAAAAGACGCTAGCAGTATCATTGATAAAATTCCACTGGTAAATCAAATAATCCTTGGCAAGGACCGCTCGCTCTCAACAGTCATCGCCATACGAGGCACTACCGATAAGCCTGAATACTCGACGCAGATCCTGCAAGACGCTCTGCTTTCGCCACTAAAGATAATAAGAAACGTGATTCAGGCTCCGTTTTTGATATTTGAGTAA
- the hypD gene encoding hydrogenase formation protein HypD encodes MDLINGFRDKNLILALSKLIQKESTKPLNIMEICGGHTHSIMKFALPNLVGEHINFVHGPGCPVCVMPKSRIDEACKLASMENVIFCTLADMLRVPGSKTSLQKLRGEGHDIRALYTPLDALNIAKQNPDKKVIFFAIGFETTTPMSANLVEKVVQEGIKNLYFHINHVTVPAPVRAIMSDENVRIDAFLGPSHVSVITGSKIYKELASEFKRPIAISGFEPLDIMASVLNLVRQQNAGTYEVYNEYARAVKEEGNVKAKELIAKYFEPCDFVWRGLGEIAQSGMKLKDEFAYLDAGVQFDCSVESASESKACICGQILRGLAKPTECKVFGKVCNPQNPIGSCMVSSEGACAAYFKYARVG; translated from the coding sequence ATGGATCTTATAAATGGCTTTCGCGATAAAAATTTAATCCTAGCCCTTTCAAAACTCATACAAAAAGAGAGCACAAAGCCCCTAAATATCATGGAAATTTGCGGTGGTCACACGCATAGCATTATGAAATTTGCACTGCCAAACTTAGTTGGAGAGCATATAAATTTCGTCCATGGCCCAGGCTGTCCGGTCTGTGTGATGCCAAAGAGCCGCATAGACGAAGCCTGTAAGCTTGCTAGCATGGAGAATGTGATCTTTTGTACGCTAGCTGATATGCTAAGAGTGCCTGGCTCAAAGACAAGCTTGCAAAAGCTTCGCGGCGAGGGGCACGACATAAGGGCGCTTTACACGCCACTTGATGCGCTAAATATCGCTAAGCAAAATCCAGACAAAAAGGTCATATTTTTTGCCATTGGCTTTGAGACGACGACTCCGATGAGCGCAAATTTAGTTGAAAAAGTGGTGCAAGAGGGCATTAAAAATTTATATTTTCATATAAATCACGTAACCGTCCCAGCTCCAGTTAGAGCTATAATGAGCGACGAAAACGTGAGGATAGACGCATTTTTGGGCCCAAGCCACGTGAGCGTCATCACGGGTAGCAAAATTTACAAAGAGTTAGCGAGCGAATTTAAAAGACCTATCGCCATTAGCGGTTTTGAGCCGCTTGACATCATGGCAAGTGTGCTAAATTTAGTCCGTCAGCAAAACGCAGGCACTTATGAAGTCTATAACGAGTACGCAAGGGCGGTTAAAGAAGAGGGCAACGTCAAGGCAAAAGAGCTCATAGCTAAATACTTTGAGCCGTGCGACTTTGTCTGGAGAGGCCTTGGCGAGATAGCGCAAAGTGGCATGAAGCTAAAAGATGAATTTGCCTACCTTGACGCCGGAGTGCAGTTTGACTGCAGTGTAGAGAGTGCTAGCGAGAGCAAGGCATGCATTTGTGGGCAAATTTTAAGAGGGTTAGCAAAACCGACAGAGTGCAAAGTCTTTGGCAAGGTCTGCAACCCGCAAAATCCGATAGGATCGTGCATGGTCTCAAGCGAGGGCGCTTGTGCGGCATATTTTAAATACGCAAGAGTTGGTTAA
- the hypA gene encoding hydrogenase maturation nickel metallochaperone HypA, protein MHELSIVQNLVSLCEKNAAKENTKEISKIEIKVGRLSGVEPHYLQSAFDVYKTGTICENAELVINLQGIVVECLDCGFGGELSENDFTCPKCKSQNLKVTDGEDMYLMRLEMK, encoded by the coding sequence ATGCACGAGCTTAGTATCGTTCAAAATTTAGTTAGCCTTTGCGAGAAAAATGCCGCCAAAGAAAACACAAAAGAGATAAGCAAGATCGAGATAAAGGTTGGCCGTTTAAGCGGAGTGGAGCCTCATTATTTGCAGAGTGCATTTGACGTTTATAAGACTGGTACGATCTGTGAAAACGCTGAGCTTGTCATAAATTTACAAGGCATTGTTGTAGAGTGTTTGGATTGCGGATTTGGCGGTGAGCTTAGCGAAAATGACTTCACCTGTCCAAAGTGCAAGAGCCAAAATTTAAAGGTAACTGACGGCGAGGATATGTATCTGATGCGCCTTGAGATGAAGTAA
- a CDS encoding HypC/HybG/HupF family hydrogenase formation chaperone, giving the protein MCLSIPSKVIEIDENNVATVETLGVTRKVSLDLISEEVKVGEYVLIHVGYAMQKIDTQFALESLEVYQKIAEDMDAGKI; this is encoded by the coding sequence ATGTGCCTCTCAATCCCTTCAAAAGTAATAGAAATAGATGAAAATAACGTTGCTACTGTCGAGACCTTGGGTGTTACTAGAAAGGTAAGCCTAGATCTCATCTCTGAAGAGGTAAAAGTTGGCGAATATGTGCTAATTCACGTAGGTTACGCTATGCAAAAGATCGATACGCAGTTTGCGCTTGAGAGCTTGGAGGTCTATCAAAAGATCGCCGAGGATATGGACGCGGGGAAAATTTGA